In Bacteroidia bacterium, a single window of DNA contains:
- a CDS encoding prolipoprotein diacylglyceryl transferase, whose protein sequence is MYPRISDLTKDLFGFELPIPIQSFGFMMAMSFIVAYFMVYYELKRKAKLGIFSPFEITYTTVGQPSKTDILINLVLGALIGYKLGYIFANYTAFNANPQQVIMSKEGSSTGALIGILLMGAYKAYEYYKYKGIKPKKEKKQAYPHDLMNNVIFIAAIAGIIGAKIFAALETWEDFVKHPLESLLAFDGLTYYGGLIFGAIAVIYYIRRYKIPLLPYLDAAAPGLMTTYGVGRIGCHVAGDGDWGIQVGDGTASCLLNKPNFFKLFPDWFYAYNYPNNVLGETPGYVYPTPLWEAIIGIILGIILLLIGRKVKLQHGVLFCIYLILNGLERFLIEKIRVNIPYHIFGLKITQAEILSFLLILIGIIGWVWIYQRQKSDKKRTNALLPNS, encoded by the coding sequence TTGTACCCGCGTATATCTGACCTAACAAAAGACTTATTCGGCTTCGAACTACCTATACCTATACAGTCCTTCGGATTCATGATGGCTATGAGCTTCATCGTAGCCTACTTCATGGTTTATTATGAGCTAAAACGTAAAGCAAAATTAGGTATATTCTCCCCTTTTGAGATTACCTACACTACCGTAGGTCAGCCCTCTAAAACAGATATTTTGATTAACCTTGTTTTAGGTGCTTTAATAGGCTACAAGCTAGGGTATATCTTTGCAAACTACACTGCTTTTAATGCTAATCCGCAACAAGTCATAATGAGCAAAGAGGGTTCGAGTACAGGTGCATTGATAGGAATACTGCTAATGGGGGCTTACAAAGCTTACGAATACTACAAATACAAAGGAATTAAACCTAAAAAAGAAAAAAAACAAGCTTACCCCCATGACTTAATGAATAATGTTATATTCATCGCTGCGATTGCGGGAATCATAGGTGCCAAAATTTTTGCTGCTTTGGAAACTTGGGAAGATTTTGTCAAACACCCTCTCGAAAGTCTTTTAGCTTTTGATGGATTGACTTACTACGGTGGATTGATATTCGGTGCCATTGCAGTCATTTATTACATTAGGCGTTACAAAATTCCCCTTTTACCTTACTTAGATGCCGCTGCTCCAGGCTTAATGACTACTTATGGAGTAGGTAGGATTGGCTGCCACGTAGCAGGCGATGGGGATTGGGGAATACAAGTAGGCGATGGTACTGCTTCTTGCTTACTTAACAAACCTAACTTCTTCAAACTCTTTCCTGATTGGTTCTATGCTTATAACTATCCTAACAATGTGTTGGGTGAAACCCCAGGCTACGTTTATCCTACTCCTCTATGGGAAGCTATTATCGGTATTATTTTGGGAATAATTTTACTGCTCATAGGAAGAAAAGTAAAACTACAACACGGAGTTTTGTTTTGCATATATCTTATTCTCAATGGCTTAGAAAGGTTTCTTATTGAAAAAATCCGAGTAAATATCCCTTACCACATTTTTGGCTTAAAAATAACTCAAGCAGAAATTTTGTCTTTTCTACTGATATTGATAGGCATAATTGGCTGGGTATGGATATATCAAAGACAAAAAAGTGATAAAAAACGTACAAACGCTTTATTACCCAACTCCTAG
- a CDS encoding DUF4249 domain-containing protein, with protein MKLKPIGVLSSLILIGFLLSCSTELKVNAEKKEEILVAYGLLDPSQPKQYVRIYKAFLVEGNAIEYAKNNDLSISADAIVQIKGYNNAGNLVQTITLTPEIIQKPAGSFYPTERVWTTTTAINPALQYELYAELPDGKKITSSRISLSNGLTILAPLSATTLRLERKNAMRYQFSGNSVKAVDIEAFFLYSYKDFTTNLITEDTIHWVLGRNIVPQSNGAEYVFPIPEDVFAEYVNSILPESKRVNKEFYADKLIFKITGAGKELYDYMRVNAPDNGFQETKPEYTNINGGYGLFSSRISDTTMVYISDSTKYYIRFK; from the coding sequence ATGAAGTTAAAACCAATTGGTGTTTTGAGTAGTTTAATCCTGATAGGCTTTTTGCTGTCTTGCTCTACGGAATTAAAAGTCAATGCAGAAAAAAAAGAAGAAATTTTAGTAGCTTATGGGCTGCTTGACCCTAGTCAGCCTAAACAATATGTTCGCATATACAAAGCATTTTTAGTAGAAGGAAACGCTATTGAATATGCTAAAAATAATGATTTAAGTATAAGCGCCGATGCTATTGTGCAAATTAAAGGATATAACAACGCAGGTAATTTAGTTCAAACTATCACGCTTACTCCTGAAATTATTCAAAAACCAGCAGGCAGCTTTTATCCTACTGAAAGAGTTTGGACTACTACTACTGCCATCAATCCAGCTTTGCAATACGAACTTTATGCAGAACTTCCTGATGGCAAAAAAATTACTTCTTCCCGAATTAGTTTGAGCAATGGTTTGACAATTTTAGCTCCACTTAGTGCTACTACCTTGCGCCTAGAAAGAAAAAATGCTATGCGATACCAATTTTCAGGCAATTCTGTCAAAGCAGTGGATATAGAAGCTTTCTTTTTATATTCCTATAAAGATTTTACGACAAACCTCATCACCGAAGACACTATTCATTGGGTTTTAGGAAGAAATATTGTACCACAGTCGAATGGGGCAGAGTATGTTTTTCCCATTCCCGAAGATGTTTTTGCAGAATATGTAAACTCTATTTTACCTGAATCTAAAAGAGTGAACAAAGAGTTTTATGCAGACAAGCTCATTTTCAAAATTACAGGTGCAGGCAAAGAATTATATGACTATATGCGCGTAAATGCACCTGACAACGGCTTTCAAGAAACTAAACCTGAATACACTAACATTAACGGCGGATATGGACTATTTAGCAGCCGAATAAGCGACACTACAATGGTTTATATCAGCGATTCTACTAAATATTACATTAGGTTCAAATAA